CTAATTTGTCTTgcaaagcaaaagcaaaaaaaaaaaaaaaNaaaaaaaaaaaaaaaaaaaaaaaaaaaaaaaaaaaaaaaaaaaccaaagaacTTTTGCAAAATCAAATAAGATATGATAAGATTCTTACTAGTCGAGTACAACAGAAGTTTGGAATAACCAAAGCAGCACAAGAATGACCAAGGTAAACTTGGAGATCAGTAAGTCCACAAAATGCACGATTCTGAATACTACACAGGCATACTGACACTTTAATGCTGGACACAACCAAAAAGATCgataaaaaagatatttgagTTCCAATACAATCTTCTAAAGTATGTACTACCGCTCACTGGGGAAATAATTAGGTGGTATATTCTCTGCCATGTTTTCTTTAAGGCTTACCATCATGAAGCTTGGATATATATTCTAGAACTAGACAAAGCGCAGGTGGCTGTAGATTCACCCTTGACCTGCAACAGTTAGGAACCCTGTACTTCCAAGATGCCAATACAATCAAGAAAAGTAGTATCAACATCTGGATACTGCAATGCCCAATAACCAACAGAATGGAACGATGGCCAATGCTTCAAAGCATGCAGCACTTTTAAATTCTTTGATGGAAAAGCATGCAGCTGTTTAAAATACACTCGGACCACTTGAACTTAGGCTTGTAGCAACTGTTGCCGAACAATGTCACAAGCTAATTTCAATCGGCGGCTACAGAAACTTCATCAAGTCGttttaaccttttcttttctttttccttatcAGCCCACTTGGGTCCATAAATTGCCAAGTGTCCGACCAAACCGCCAGTACGTAGTCTGCAGTTAGAcacaaatatatttgtaactCAATAGGGAAAGAGATTAAGAGAAAACACATAAATAATTCTCACCGAATGCAGATCGCATGTCCAGACTTCAATAAATACAAAGACAGAAATAATTCAAGTTGATTAAGTTGATGATTAAGTTGGCGCCTATTGAACATGATTAAGTTGATGTAGGTGTGACTGGAATAAatccaaaatgaaataattcaatcaacttacaaaattaaactaatacTATAGCTTTCAATTTgtataatttgatatttaagaggGATATCTTTAATCCAAATAGAGTATTTGTTCATCTCCAGCCTCGTAAGAAAAGTTCTATTACCAAAAGAGCTTCAATATcaaattatacaaatatttctctctcctttcccTTCATTTCGAAATTTGGAAGGAGTAATCTCTATGGCAGAGATAGATATCCCCTCTGAAGGATGGCCTCTCTACCTCGGAAGATATACAGTGGATAGTAGAGCCCAGAGCCAGGGAATGATTGACACTTCTGAGGATagaattaattgaaatttgatatCAATGTAACGCTATCACAACTTAAGGCTACGCAATCTTTCTCCCAGCACAAAGCACtaaacaaaatggaaaaaagaacaaaactcgTAAGTACCTTATGTGTCTGCCGTTGAGGTTTAAGATTCTCAGCTGGAATATGCTTGCCTTATACCGATTTCGCACTTCAAGGAAACTTAACGATCAGAGAGATTAAAAGAGCAACTCGAACGAAGAAAATTAAGCATTATACCAAATATCCAAACGCTCAATACCATAGCCAAGATGACGAAATTGCACAATTCAAACAGGCAAGAATAATACAAACTATTCATGTTTGATgtttgaaaggaaatgaaataaaacaaccatcagagagagagagagagagagccaaCATTAGTAGAAGGTTCAGCAAAAACTCATCAGGATCAATTCCACGCAGCTCCAACAACTTTTTCCTTCGCTCCGTCTCCGTATCATTCCAGATTCTGAAAATAGAGAATCGAAAGTTTGATAACAGCATAATATATGATGCAATAAAATCGTCTTTCCATTTCTCCAACACAACAACAGGAACTCACTCTACAAGCAAACGATAATAGAGGAGTGCTCGATCTGTAACACAATTTGACGAGTCGAAGATTCAGAAAAAACAAGCTAACATCCGATGTTAGCACTTGCTCCCAACGAAGAAAAAACCGGGAAGGACCTCTCGGATGGCTCAATAAAATTTGGAGGGAAAAATATCCGTCCAGGCGTAACTACATAAATGGGCCAGGCCCAATAACTTGGGCTTATAGTATCGCAGCCCAATAATTAAATTCGGGCCATTTATTAATTGGAATTTTAATAGTTTGTTGGACATAAAAagattatttgataattaaaatataaatggatCATAAAAGAGggttattaattaaaagataatgaaaaaaacGCAGGTGTTCGGACAAAGTCGCGGGAGCAAGAGATGACACGTGGAGACAATCAAGTAGGAATGAGGACCGTCGGATGAGGACCGTTCAGCGTTTGAACGAATGAGGACCGTCGGATGACAATCAAGTAGGAAGAGGAATGCAATGCAACCGTGATGAATATTAATTGTGCAAACAAGGAGAGCTTTGGATTGCGTACGCGATTCGTCGACATCGCTTAGCTCCGATTCCGATTACGAATCCACATTAGAACCCTCAAACTCACACAACCTGCATTGCGATTCTCTCAACCTTTTCCGTCCGATCTGTGCATCTCGGCTCCGCCACGGGGAGGAGGAGCCTACCGGCCACCGGAAAATGGGACTCTGCGGCTCCAGGCCGGTGGGTTGTGTCGGAGGAAGACTGGTTCCGGCGGGAAAAAGGAATCGGAGGCGGAGACGAAGAAGTATCAAGCGCCGAACATCATCCCTAAAGCTCGATTCGTCTTCTGTGCATAATCGGCCTCAGTCTACCCCTACATGTGCAGGTTCCTACATGCACTTTCCCTTTTGTCTACTTTTTAGCTTTCTTTGTCTCtacctttatttttctgaTCTTGAATTCTTCTGATGGTTGGCGATTAGATTTGGTGCATGTTCTTCAGCAGTTCGTCACATATCAGCTACATTAtctgatgataataataatttcgtTTCTGGGGAATCTAATTGATTCGTTTTCCCGTTATTTGATCTAGGTAGAGGAAGTGTCGATGCGGCATGGTTTGATTCTACTTCAGTCCTTGATTCGGAATTTGATGACGAGTTTTATAGCTTTCGTGATGGTAGGTCTCTATAGTCATCTTCATTAATATCGACTTAACGATGGATacttcgttttttttctttttttaaatagctCTGAGTTCGCACCcagattaaatatttcgtcACCAAAGCATCGAAACACTAAGGAACATAATAAAAATGCTGCGGCAATTCTTGCTAAAAGATCTAGTTATTGCAGAAATGATTTGACCCCCATTTTTGTAGATGAGGTTTCCACAGAaagtgaaaatggaaaaggaagTGAAGCGGTTGAGTTGAACAACTGCGGGCTTCTTCCAAATACTTGTTTGCCATACCTTGCTGCTGGACCCTCAGTTGAAAAAAAGAGACAAATCAACCAAGGAGCCCCAAATTTAAGGAGAAAAGCATCTTCAAAACTCTCATTTAAGTTGAAGGAAGGACACAATGATCCAACGACATGTGAGTGCTTTCACTAATCTCTTCACGTTCGTAGTTTTCTTCTTGTGCTGATGTGCATTCCCAAATGTATACTTGTATGAGTATTGGAATTTCTACTTCTAAAATTGGAGACTAGCGAGCCTTGTTTAAATTACATGTCTTAATTTTTTGGGCCAGTTTCACCAAGGGCGCCTTTGCAAAGACCAATAGCAGGCACTTCAGTTCCGCACTGCCCATTAGAGAAGAGAATGCCCAATTGTTGGTCACCTATTGACCCCAGTGTGTTTAAAGTCCGAGGGAAGAACTATTTTAGGTCAGTCCATTATGTTGTAGCTATTTCCATGTCTggttcttttcctttgttttctttaatttcacatgtattttaattatattctatTGATATCATAAGCATGTACAAAAGTGAGGATTCcatgttcaattttttcttgttcccttctttttttttttttttttttttttttcctccattgGAGTCAGCTTACCTGTGAATCCACTAAATTTTCTCTCGACAGAGATAAGAAGAAAGAGTTTGCTCGAAATTGTGCTGCATATTATCCCATTGGAGCTGATGTCTTCTTGTCTCAGAGAAAGGTTGATCATATTGCCCGTTTTGTGGAACTTCCTGCCATAAATCCAGCTGGAGATGTCCCTTCTATTCTTGTAGTAAATGTTCAGGTGTCTATATTTTCGTTCTGCATTCCTTTCCTTGTCCCAGTTTTGGTGTTTTGTATAAAATCTCTTCCATGCTAGAGAGCATTTCATCAGTAATTTTGTCTCGGCATTAACTAAGTACCTGATAgctattaataattataaatgttaaGCCTATAGCTATATCCTCATATCATGTATATATGTTAGGAGATAGTTTCTGTTTGTTAAACTCCTTGGGCACGCTGAAATTATAGTTAGTTATTGGATGTATTAGGTACCACTGTACCCTGCTACAATCTTTCAAGGAGAAAATGATGGGGAAGGCATGAGTGTGGTTATGTACTTTAAGCTATCTGAGAGTTATTCGAAGGAACTTCCAAGTTCTTTCCAAGAACATTTTACTGTAAGTTGTCTTAAACTGTATGCTTGTAGTTTTCTCTTATATTTTCTATGTACCTATACATTTCCTGGATCTTGTCCTACAATTGTTTTTTCAGGGAACTTAATCTATTCAACCTTCATGTTCTCGTATTggaaaaataacttttaaagaaattatataatatataattggGTTGTTTTCCTTGacagaaattaattaatgacgAAGTCGAAAGGGTTAGAGGTTTCCCTCTGGATAGCATTGTACCGCTCAgagaaagattgaaaattattggCCGAGCAGCAAATGTGGAGGACCTTCATTTGAGTGCAGCTGAAAGAAAGCTTATGAATGCGTACAACGAAAAACCTGTCCTCTCACGACCTCAACATGAATTTTACTTGGTAAGCATTGCTTTGATCTATGAACATGTTATGTACATGGTTGTTGCTGCAGTATATGACATTTTAGTTTTACACGGTTGGCTGTGATGATGTGTGTCTTTTAT
This genomic window from Cucurbita pepo subsp. pepo cultivar mu-cu-16 chromosome LG01, ASM280686v2, whole genome shotgun sequence contains:
- the LOC111779099 gene encoding protein ENHANCED DISEASE RESISTANCE 2-like — encoded protein: MGLCGSRPVGCVGGRLVPAGKRNRRRRRRSIKRRTSSLKLDSSSVHNRPQSTPTCAGRGSVDAAWFDSTSVLDSEFDDEFYSFRDDEVSTESENGKGSEAVELNNCGLLPNTCLPYLAAGPSVEKKRQINQGAPNLRRKASSKLSFKLKEGHNDPTTFSPRAPLQRPIAGTSVPHCPLEKRMPNCWSPIDPSVFKVRGKNYFRDKKKEFARNCAAYYPIGADVFLSQRKVDHIARFVELPAINPAGDVPSILVVNVQVPLYPATIFQGENDGEGMSVVMYFKLSESYSKELPSSFQEHFTKLINDEVERVRGFPLDSIVPLRERLKIIGRAANVEDLHLSAAERKLMNAYNEKPVLSRPQHEFYLGEKYFEIDLDMHRFSYISRKGFESFIDRLKLCILDFGLTIQGNKAEDLPEHMLCCIRLNEIDYSTYKSLGI